From Camelina sativa cultivar DH55 chromosome 20, Cs, whole genome shotgun sequence, the proteins below share one genomic window:
- the LOC104772296 gene encoding probable inactive receptor kinase At5g16590 has protein sequence MKTNSGLTVFFFFFFFLFCLVSVSSDLEADRRALIALRDGVHGRPLLWNLTAPPCTWGGVLCESSRVTALRLPGVGLSGPLPIALGNLTKLETLSFRFNALNGPLPPDFANLTQLRYLYLQGNAFSGEIPSFLFTLPNIIRINLAQNKFSGRIPDNVNSATSLATLYLEDNQLTGPIPEIKTPLQQFNVSSNQLNGSIPDPLSGMPKTAFLGNLQLCGKPLDACSVNGTATGNGTGTPGKGKKDKLSTLAIIGIVIACVFGLILLFLILFCLCRKRKKEETNVQSRNIEAAPVPTSSAAVAKESADVPPPVANGGPHSSENGSSKNLPVSKDLTFFVKSFGEFDLDGLLKASAEVLGKGTFGSSYKASFDHGLVVAVKRLRDVVVPEKEFREKLQVLGSISHVNLVTLIAYYFSRDEKLVVFEYMSRGSLSALLHGNKGSGRSPLNWETRAGIALGAARAISYLHSRDATTSHGNIKSSNILLSESFEAKVSDYCLAPMISPTSTPNRIDGYRAPEVTDARRISQKADVYSFGVLILELLTGKSPTHQQLHEEGVDLPRWVSSITEQQSPSDVFDPELTRYQAEGNENMVRLLKIGISCTAQYPDSRPTMPEVTRLIEEVTRSSGSPGPLSD, from the exons atgaagaccaATTCAGGTCtcaccgtcttcttcttcttcttcttcttcctcttctgtctCGTCTCCGTCTCATCAGATCTAGAAGCTGACCGACGAGCATTAATCGCTCTCCGTGACGGCGTCCATGGTCGTCCATTGCTCTGGAATCTAACCGCACCACCTTGTACTTGGGGAGGAGTACTATGCGAATCAAGTCGTGTCACAGCACTCCGATTACCCGGTGTTGGTTTATCCGGTCCGTTACCGATCGCTCTCGGAAACTTAACAAAGCTCGAGACTTTATCTTTCAGATTCAATGCTCTCAATGGTCCTCTGCCTCCTGATTTCGCCAACCTTACTCAGCTCCGTTACTTGTATCTTCAAGGTAACGCATTCTCCGGCGAGATTCCTTCGTTTCTCTTCACTTTACCAAACATTATCCGGATCAATCTCGCCCAGAACAAATTCTCGGGTCGGATCCCGGATAATGTTAACTCGGCGACCAGTTTAGCTACTCTTTACTTGGAAGATAACCAACTTACCGGTCCGATCCCGGAGATTAAGACTCCGCTCCAGCAGTTTAACGTCTCTTCGAATCAGTTAAACGGGTCGATTCCGGATCCGTTGTCGGGTATGCCCAAAACAGCCTTTTTAGGCAACTTACAGCTCTGTGGGAAGCCGTTGGATGCTTGCTCCGTCAATGGCACCGCCACTGGTAACGGTACTGGCACGCCTGGAAAAGGCAAAAAAGACAAGTTATCCACCTTAGCTATTATCGGGATAGTGATCGCTTGTGTCTTCGGGCTTATCTTGCTTTTCTTGATCCTGTTCTGTCTCTGtagaaagaggaagaaagaggaaaCTAATGTGCAGTCGAGAAACATCGAAGCAGCTCCTGTTCCGACTTCATCAGCCGCCGTAGCTAAGGAATCGGCTGATGTCCCTCCTCCGGTGGCTAACGGTGGACCACATTCATCTGAGAATGGTTCGTCGAAGAACCTTCCAGTGAGTAAAGATCTGACGTTTTTCGTGAAATCGTTCGGTGAGTTTGATCTCGATGGGTTGCTAAAAGCTTCTGCTGAAGTACTTGGTAAAGGAACGTTCGGATCATCGTACAAGGCTAGTTTCGATCACGGTTTAGTGGTGGCGGTGAAACGTTTGAGAGATGTGGTTGTGCCTGAGAAAGAGTTTAGAGAAAAGTTACAGGTTCTTGGATCGATAAGCCATGTCAACCTTGTGACATTGATCGCTTATTACTTCAGCCGCGACGAGAAGCTCGTTGTTTTTGAGTACATGTCTAGAGGAAGCTTATCCGCTCTTTTACacg GGAACAAAGGAAGTGGTAGGAGTCCATTGAACTGGGAAACAAGAGCCGGTATAGCTTTAGGAGCTGCAAGAGCTATAAGCTACCTCCATTCGCGTGACGCGACAACATCTCATGGAAACATTAAATCTTCTAACATTCTCTTGTCTGAATCCTTTGAGGCTAAGGTCTCTGATTACTGTCTTGCGCCTATGATCAGCCCTACTTCTACACCAAACCGCATTGATGGTTACCGAGCTCCTGAAGTAACCGACGCTCGTAGAATCTCACAAAAGGCTGATGTATACAGCTTCGGTGTTCTCATTCTTGAATTACTCACAG GGAAATCTCCAACGCATCAGCAGTTACACGAAGAAGGAGTAGATTTACCGAGATGGGTTTCATCGATCACTGAACAACAATCACCGTCGGATGTGTTTGATCCAGAGCTCACAAGGTATCAAGCAGAGGGGAATGAGAACATGGTCAGGCTTTTAAAGATTGGTATAAGCTGTACGGCTCAGTATCCAGATAGTCGTCCTACAATGCCTGAAGTCACGAGGCTCATTGAGGAGGTTACTCGTTCATCTGGTTCACCAGGTCCTTTGTCTGAT